aagaaattagCTTCTTCACTGCCTGTGTATACTTACATATAGAGGCTTGCAGCATTTGTATGTAATTTTATAAATGTACAGAGTACATATGgttaggaaggaaaagaaggtaggatttaatattgtatattctccttccagggagaggggaaaagtcTGAAAAACATGAATTGTAGCATTAAGtggtttttcttcctcttttgctcatCAACATTTCCCTTCAAAGGCATCAAAGAGCCATGGGAAGCTTGCCTTCTTGGCACAAGAGCTCAccacctctccttttctctctttctctcgtgGGATATTTTTAGTTCCCAGATATTGTGGAATTCAGTGAGACCATGGCAAATGCTGGGAAGACAGTAATTGTAGCTGCACTGGATGGGACCTTTCAGAGGAAGGTAAGATTCCTAGCTATGATCTTCAGATAAAGGACTTAAAAGCTTGGGAAGTGGGTCTTATGCAAAGAAAGTAAActgctgttattttttaaatttatttttacccttctgttttaaaaccaaggcagaaaagcagtaagggaaggcaattgaggttaagtgatttgcccagggtcacaaaaccaggaagtgtctgaggctagatttgaacccatatcctcctgactccatgactggtgctctatccattgtgttacctagcttagctgcccctcttcttatttttttaaattaaagtgtCATTGATTAAAGTGTCACATCAGTCATTTCTGGATagaattctccctcactcccCAATCAACCAGTTAGCCTTCTCTTGTTACAAAGCAGTTCAGCCAAACCAACCAACAAAGTCTGGTGTTATGTGTAGTATTCTACATCCATAGTCCCCCTATCTCTCCAAGAAAAAGGGAGGTACCTCCCAGGCCAAAACTTGTCATTATGACTCCACAGTAttaatttggctttttaaaaactgaatcatCATTACCTCTTCAACTATGTCAACCAGCTTGTGTCTAAACTACAACTAAGCAAGAGGCCATCACTGAAACAAACCTCATTTCTTCCTAGTTCCCCTCTTGTTTGCATGGTATTTGTAGCAAATTAAAATGTACCTGCTAcaagttaaaaaacatttttctttgccTGTTCTTTCAAGGAGGAGATAGAGGAAAGAGATGGCTCAAAGCAATTGAAGTATGATCAGGGCAAACTGTCATTATACTTTGGCCAAAGGATGCTGTATGTTAGGTTTTGAtgttatttttaaagacattcaCCTATCATCACTTATTTGTGTGGGATCATAGGCATTTGGGAATATCCTGAACTTGGTGCCACTGGCAGAGAGTGTGGTGAAACTAACAGCAGTGTGCATGGAATGCTTCCGGGAAGCTGCTTATACCAAGAGACTGGGGATTGAGAAAGAGGTAATCTCTGCTTCAGGCCCTTCCCCAGACTTTCTGCTGGAATGAGGCCAGCCCAGTGGGTTAATTAACTTCCTGGAATTGCCTGTGTTGTGGAAAGCCTCTTTAACAGAGATCACATTGCTGTCTTCCCTGTTGCTAGGTTGAAGTGATCGGTGGTGCTGATAAATATCACTCTGTATGTCGACTCTGCTATTTCAAGAAAGTCTCAGGACAATCTACTGGGCTGGAGAACAAAGAGAACTGCCCCCAGAGTGGGAAGCCAGGAGATACCACAAGCTGTCGGAAACTCTTTCCTACTCCACAGATTCTACAATGCAGTTCTAGCAACTAAGGCAATAGGGTTGTTCCTGGAACTGGCTTTGACCTAGGGAGATAAATtcaagcagagagagagagggtgtgcgtgtgtgtgtgtgtgtgtgtgtgtgtgtgtgtgtgtgtgtgtgtgtaaaagtcACTTGGATCTTATCTCCCCCAAATCCCTCAGAAAAAGACCTCAGGAATTGGGGAATAGGAAAGAACAGTGCTTCATATCTTGAAAAAAAGCCTTTTGAACCCAACACTTATGCAACTTGATTCCCCCCTTCCCATTCTTGCCAGTCTATCTATCCTGCCTCTACAATTTCTGCTTGATCTACAAGAATTGCCAGTAAAATCCCTCACTTTCCTTTATTTAGCCTCAGTCTTTCCAAGTAAAGTCTTTGTTATTCCCCTAAGTTGCCTCAGCATAGTAAGTGTTATGCATATGCAGGCAGCTAAGTCAGAGCATTATGGGTTTTTCTGATTCCTCTGTCTTGAGTAATGACATAATTCTAGGACAGAGGACATTAACTTCTCCATCTGTGGTATATCTTGACTTTCTGTTCTTGTTAGAAAACCCATATACGataaatttttgctttttcttaattATACCAATACAAAAATTTTTCCTTGCAcccccttttttgggggggaaccTATAAAAGCACCAACCAGCTTCCAGCAGCTCCTCCAAACCTAGGAGCTTTAGTTTCCTAAGAATGAGTCAGAAGGCAGACCCTGGCCTTTACCTGGGCTCTGGTTAGCTTAGTATGTCTCAACTTAAAATAATGGccttttgggcagctgggtagctcagtggagtgagagtcaggcctagagacaggaggtcctaggttcaaacccggcctcagccacttcccagctgtgtgaccctgggcaagtcacttgacccccattgcccacccttaccaatcttccacctatgagacaatacaccgaagtacaagggttaaaaaaaaatggccttTTGGAGGGGGGAAGGGGTATTGAGGGGGTTAGAAGGTTATACtataaaagatgaggaaaattgaaACTGGCCTTTAGATATTGTTCTGTATCGCCTTCTGGGTTTTTCCCTTGGTATGAGGGAGTCCTGGCCTTCCCCTCACACACTGGGATAAAATTGATTTCTAGAATGAGCTGGGGGTGGGAGATTTCTTCTCCAGCCATTCTCACTTCTCATTAATACCACAGCACCTCCTTCTGAGAGACTTACTGACTTATTTTGTTGAGAGAATTCCTCAACACAGATCATTTAAGAGCTTAATGGGATCAAGATCTATGAAGCCAGAATCTGTTTGTGGAACATATCAGGAAGAGACCACAACAGCCTGCTTACCCTAAGAAAACAGTATTAGGCCTAATGACCTATAAAACAGAGCAAAGAATGGACTTCGTTTGCATGAGAAGCAAATATCAGGCTATTTTGGCTTTGAATCTATCCATCAATTCATCCAACAGACATTAAGACATGGTCTTCATCTTCAATGAATTTATACTCCATTGAGGGTAAAACATGGatacaaataaatgaagaagccGAATGTGAGAAATGgataaagtataaaagagaaaaaaagcctttccttttttgaatGGGGGACACTAGGCTAAGAAGATTGGACTTTAGTTTTCAATGGGAAACCACTGAAAGTTTCTTTGACAGGGAAGTGACAAAACCAAAAACGGCACAAGGAAGATTAATATTAAGTTAGTACAGGTGAAATGAGGGACTGAAATGAGATGGGAGAAGTTAAAAATGTGAGTGAAAGAATTTTGAGGTAGAATAAGCAACATTTAGTAACTAGTGAGGAGGAAGAATTGGATTGGTGGTGAAATGGACTTATGGGGAAAATTGGTACCATTAATAGTGAAAAGGCAGAAGTGAGCATGGGCAGGAACATcctaagaaacatacaaaggacATTCAGAGCCTGGGCCTTGAAGTTGAGCAATAGTGATTTTGGAATTGTTGATAATTGATTTGAGGTGGGTGAAGCTGGCAAATGAATGTAAAGAAAAGACTTGGGGACAACATTTAAAGGGCAACAGGGAAAAGAAAGCAGAACTTTGTAGAGCCAAGCACAAACTACACCTCTGTGTCACAAAGAGGTGATAGGAAGCAAATGTGGAGCTTCA
The window above is part of the Gracilinanus agilis isolate LMUSP501 chromosome 4, AgileGrace, whole genome shotgun sequence genome. Proteins encoded here:
- the TK1 gene encoding thymidine kinase, cytosolic, translating into MSCVNLPTVLPGSPSKVRGQIQVILGPMFSGKSTELMRRVRRFQIAQYKCLVIKYAKDTRYSKSFSTHDRNTMEALPACLLRDVAQNALAVTVIGIDEGQFFPDIVEFSETMANAGKTVIVAALDGTFQRKAFGNILNLVPLAESVVKLTAVCMECFREAAYTKRLGIEKEVEVIGGADKYHSVCRLCYFKKVSGQSTGLENKENCPQSGKPGDTTSCRKLFPTPQILQCSSSN